From one Catenuloplanes nepalensis genomic stretch:
- a CDS encoding sensor histidine kinase gives MASAAQRRPLVKAVFNLGTYAAAVSGLILVVYTVGGTPGHMTAGVLFGVLLGTLLFTVINLCCLAQILGVIGGVSPWRIIRDEAPLSAYMAVGTVATGLTTVEIARHSPMLLPFMAMPALALTFAYRAAAQEADERARSARLLELSQVLAEREDLIRRFLLLLREAFGADVAVADLTDAGEAVSVDVNAPAEIATGPVPPYLTRLRDVDRPEHLSTGLPADLRHLLVVPIEASGRRFGTVALGSRSRRGRQLSMRDMTLLAPLGDALAVALRGAEHLDRLVEESSKLHAVVEQSSAGIVMVEGAGIVRMWNEAFADLTGVSAAEADGRRLADLLDVPDADDRARLLPVTPQSPKTAAEFTIRRADGELRRLRLAHSAVFNGDRLVRDVIVITDLTREYRAERLKSDFIATVSHELRTPLTPILGYLDLLRTRGAKMTPEKRAQALDLVADRARHMSRLVEDLLLTSRIDDGQDDPALRVDLDAHDLVALVRQVADDMGGADGRIVTHLPGEPVQVRCDAGRTIQVVGNLVSNALKYSPSAERVEVRLCVRDERALVEVVDRGRGIPADQLTKVFEKFHRVEDPMTMSTGGTGLGLFIARRLASAMGGDISLISALGTGSTFTLALPLARPHVS, from the coding sequence GTGGCCAGCGCCGCGCAGCGTCGCCCACTGGTCAAGGCGGTGTTCAACCTCGGCACGTACGCCGCGGCTGTCTCCGGTTTGATCCTGGTGGTGTACACCGTCGGCGGCACACCCGGCCACATGACGGCCGGGGTGCTGTTCGGCGTCCTGCTGGGCACACTGCTCTTCACCGTGATCAACCTTTGCTGCCTGGCCCAGATCCTCGGCGTCATCGGCGGCGTCTCCCCGTGGCGGATCATCCGGGACGAGGCGCCGCTGTCGGCATACATGGCGGTCGGCACGGTGGCCACCGGCCTCACCACCGTCGAGATCGCGCGGCACAGCCCGATGTTGCTGCCGTTCATGGCCATGCCGGCGCTGGCGCTCACCTTCGCCTACCGGGCTGCCGCGCAGGAGGCCGACGAGCGCGCACGGTCGGCGCGCCTGCTGGAGCTGTCGCAGGTCCTCGCCGAACGGGAGGACCTGATCCGCCGGTTCCTGCTTCTGCTGCGGGAGGCATTCGGCGCCGACGTCGCCGTCGCCGACCTCACTGACGCCGGCGAAGCCGTGAGCGTCGATGTGAACGCGCCCGCCGAGATCGCCACCGGCCCGGTGCCGCCCTATCTCACCCGGCTGCGTGACGTTGACCGGCCCGAGCACCTGAGCACCGGGCTCCCTGCGGATCTGCGTCATCTGCTGGTCGTGCCGATCGAGGCCAGCGGCCGCCGGTTCGGGACGGTGGCGCTCGGCAGCCGTAGCCGGCGCGGGCGGCAGCTGTCGATGCGGGACATGACCCTGCTGGCGCCGCTGGGTGATGCTCTGGCGGTCGCCCTTCGTGGCGCCGAGCACCTGGATCGGCTGGTGGAGGAGTCGAGCAAGCTGCACGCCGTCGTCGAGCAGTCCTCCGCGGGCATCGTGATGGTGGAGGGTGCCGGCATCGTCCGGATGTGGAACGAGGCCTTCGCCGACCTGACCGGCGTCAGTGCCGCCGAAGCCGACGGGCGGCGGCTGGCCGACCTGCTCGACGTTCCCGACGCCGACGACCGCGCCAGGCTGTTGCCGGTGACACCGCAGTCACCCAAGACGGCAGCGGAATTCACCATCCGCCGTGCCGACGGCGAGCTGCGTCGGCTGCGGCTGGCGCACTCCGCGGTCTTCAACGGCGACCGGCTCGTCCGCGATGTCATCGTGATCACCGACCTGACCCGGGAGTATCGGGCGGAACGCCTGAAGTCCGACTTCATCGCGACGGTGTCGCACGAGCTGCGCACGCCGCTTACGCCGATCCTCGGCTACCTCGATCTGCTGCGTACCCGTGGCGCGAAGATGACGCCGGAGAAGCGGGCACAAGCGCTGGATCTCGTCGCCGACCGGGCGCGGCACATGTCGCGGCTGGTGGAGGACCTACTGCTGACATCTCGGATCGACGACGGGCAGGACGATCCGGCGCTGCGGGTGGATCTCGACGCGCATGACCTGGTCGCCTTGGTCCGCCAGGTCGCCGACGACATGGGCGGCGCCGACGGCCGGATCGTGACGCATCTACCCGGCGAGCCGGTCCAGGTGCGGTGCGATGCCGGGCGCACGATCCAGGTGGTGGGCAACCTCGTCAGCAACGCCCTGAAATACTCGCCGAGCGCCGAGCGGGTCGAGGTCCGGTTGTGCGTGCGTGACGAGCGAGCACTGGTGGAGGTCGTCGACCGGGGGCGAGGCATCCCGGCGGATCAGCTGACGAAGGTGTTCGAGAAGTTCCACCGGGTCGAGGACCCGATGACGATGAGTACCGGCGGTACCGGTCTGGGCCTGTTCATCGCGCGCCGCCTCGCCTCCGCGATGGGCGGGGACATCTCGCTGATCTCGGCTCTCGGCACGGGGTCGACTTTCACGCTGGCGCTGCCGCTGGCTCGTCCGCACGTCTCGTAG
- the trhA gene encoding PAQR family membrane homeostasis protein TrhA: protein MSTDRARRADADDHPATGLDADLQRLEDRVEQGLDHINAMIKPRLRGWLHAGVFPIAVTVGGLLTVLSPDARTRLALALFTLSAALLFGVSALYHRGRWSERAHRGLQRFDHANIFLIIAGSYTPFCVLVLPAGQARTLLWIVWCGALIGVAFRVLWVGAPRWLYVPVYIALGWVAVIYLPEFWRSGGAPVATFIILGGVLYTLGAVVYGLKRPDPNPRWFGFHEVFHALTIAAFTAHCIGITIALHTPVT from the coding sequence GTGAGTACAGACCGTGCCCGGCGGGCAGACGCAGACGACCACCCGGCCACCGGCCTGGATGCCGACCTCCAACGGCTGGAGGACCGGGTCGAGCAGGGCCTGGACCACATCAACGCCATGATCAAGCCCCGGCTCCGCGGATGGCTGCATGCCGGCGTCTTTCCGATCGCGGTCACGGTCGGCGGGCTGTTGACCGTGCTGTCACCGGACGCCCGTACTCGCCTTGCGTTGGCGCTGTTCACGTTGTCCGCCGCGCTGCTGTTCGGCGTCAGCGCGCTCTACCACCGCGGTCGCTGGAGCGAACGCGCCCACAGAGGGCTACAGCGGTTCGACCACGCCAACATCTTCCTGATCATCGCCGGCAGCTACACGCCGTTCTGCGTGCTCGTGCTGCCCGCCGGGCAGGCCCGGACGCTGCTGTGGATCGTCTGGTGCGGCGCGCTGATCGGCGTCGCGTTCCGGGTCCTGTGGGTCGGCGCCCCGCGCTGGCTGTACGTGCCGGTATACATCGCCCTGGGCTGGGTCGCAGTGATATACCTACCCGAGTTCTGGCGATCCGGCGGCGCGCCGGTCGCCACGTTCATCATCCTCGGCGGCGTGCTCTACACCCTCGGCGCCGTGGTCTACGGCCTCAAACGGCCCGACCCGAACCCGCGCTGGTTCGGATTCCACGAGGTCTTCCACGCCCTGACCATCGCCGCCTTCACCGCCCACTGCATCGGCATCACCATCGCCCTGCACACCCCCGTCACCTGA
- a CDS encoding ArgE/DapE family deacylase — translation MPSTISSVEASALAAVDETAVARAVLDLLAVPSVTGSPAESELQHRLARRLELMDLDVDLWSLDLPALRADPDFPGGEAPRTEGWGLVGSEPGRNDGPTLILQGHVDVVPPGDPAQWAGDPFRPRVAGDVVHGRGACDMKAGVVAILAALEAIQRSGVRLRGRVATHFVVSEEDGGLGAFATLRRGHTGDACIITEPTSGAIMIANAGALTFRIAVPGRATHGSTRYAGTSAIDAYLPIHAALARLEARRNADPGSLMAEYPIPYPLSVGTVRAGDWASSVPDLLVAEGRLGVRLDEDPARARADLEECVAEACAGDPWLREHPATVTWPGGQFASGRLPAGHPLAAVLGDAHADVTGSPRPAQRGAPYGSDLRLYASAGIPTLQYGPGDVRHAHSPQEQVRLTDVVTVTRALILAVLRNVGTA, via the coding sequence ATGCCGTCGACGATCAGCAGTGTGGAAGCGTCCGCGCTGGCAGCGGTGGACGAGACCGCCGTCGCGCGCGCGGTGCTGGACCTGCTCGCCGTCCCCAGCGTGACCGGCAGCCCGGCGGAGTCCGAGTTGCAGCACCGGCTCGCACGCCGCCTGGAGCTGATGGACCTGGACGTCGATCTGTGGTCGCTGGACCTGCCCGCGCTGCGGGCCGACCCGGACTTCCCGGGCGGTGAGGCGCCGCGCACCGAGGGTTGGGGCCTGGTCGGCAGCGAGCCCGGCCGCAACGACGGGCCGACGCTCATCCTTCAGGGGCACGTCGACGTCGTGCCGCCGGGCGACCCGGCGCAGTGGGCCGGCGACCCGTTCCGCCCGCGGGTGGCCGGAGACGTGGTGCACGGGCGGGGCGCGTGCGACATGAAGGCCGGCGTGGTGGCGATCCTCGCGGCGCTGGAGGCGATCCAGCGGTCGGGCGTCCGGTTGCGCGGGCGGGTGGCGACCCACTTCGTCGTCAGCGAGGAGGACGGCGGGCTCGGCGCGTTCGCCACCCTGCGGCGCGGGCACACCGGTGACGCGTGCATCATCACCGAGCCGACGAGCGGCGCCATCATGATCGCGAACGCGGGGGCGCTGACGTTTCGCATCGCGGTCCCGGGCCGGGCGACGCACGGCAGCACCCGCTACGCCGGGACCAGCGCGATCGACGCCTACCTGCCGATCCACGCGGCGCTCGCCCGGCTGGAGGCGCGCCGCAACGCCGACCCCGGCTCGCTGATGGCGGAGTACCCCATTCCGTACCCGCTGTCGGTCGGCACGGTGCGCGCCGGCGACTGGGCGAGTAGCGTCCCGGACCTGCTGGTCGCGGAGGGACGGCTCGGGGTGCGCCTGGACGAGGACCCGGCCCGGGCCCGGGCCGACCTGGAGGAGTGCGTCGCCGAGGCGTGCGCCGGCGACCCGTGGCTGCGCGAGCACCCGGCCACGGTGACCTGGCCGGGCGGCCAGTTCGCCAGCGGACGACTGCCGGCCGGGCACCCGCTCGCGGCCGTGCTCGGCGACGCGCACGCCGACGTCACCGGCAGTCCCCGGCCCGCCCAGCGGGGCGCACCGTACGGAAGCGACCTGCGGTTGTACGCCAGCGCCGGCATTCCCACGCTGCAGTACGGCCCCGGCGACGTCCGGCACGCGCACAGCCCGCAGGAGCAGGTGCGGCTGACCGACGTCGTGACGGTCACCCGCGCCCTGATCCTGGCCGTCCTCCGTAACGTCGGCACCGCCTGA
- a CDS encoding response regulator: MSIRVVLADDQALIRAGFRMIIEAEPGLDVVGEAADGAEAVELCHRGRADVVLMDIRMPRMDGIEATRRIGADARLAGVRVLVLTTFDDDDNVIHALQAGASGFLGKNVAPADLINAVRVVAAGEALLSPRATGGLISRLIHHVLPPVSQPPELGLLTDRERELLLLVAHGLSNDAIAARLHLSPLTVKTHINRTMTKLHARDRAQLVVFAYQHRLVRPGDALPGRR; the protein is encoded by the coding sequence GTGAGCATCCGCGTTGTCCTCGCCGACGACCAGGCGCTTATCCGCGCCGGCTTCCGGATGATCATCGAAGCGGAACCTGGCCTGGACGTCGTCGGTGAGGCCGCCGACGGCGCCGAGGCCGTCGAGCTGTGCCACCGCGGCCGGGCCGACGTCGTCCTGATGGACATCCGCATGCCGCGGATGGACGGCATCGAGGCGACCCGCCGGATCGGCGCCGACGCGCGTCTGGCCGGCGTGCGGGTGCTGGTACTCACCACGTTCGACGACGACGACAACGTCATCCACGCGCTGCAGGCCGGGGCGAGCGGCTTCCTGGGCAAGAACGTGGCGCCCGCCGATCTGATCAACGCCGTCCGGGTGGTCGCCGCCGGTGAGGCGCTGCTGTCCCCGCGGGCCACCGGCGGGCTGATCAGCCGCCTGATCCACCACGTCCTCCCGCCGGTGAGTCAGCCGCCGGAACTCGGGCTGCTCACCGACCGGGAGAGGGAGCTGCTGCTGCTGGTCGCGCACGGGCTGTCCAACGACGCCATCGCCGCACGGCTGCACCTGTCGCCACTGACGGTCAAGACCCACATCAACCGTACGATGACGAAGCTGCACGCCCGGGACCGGGCACAACTGGTGGTCTTCGCCTACCAGCACCGTCTGGTCCGGCCGGGCGACGCACTGCCCGGCCGCCGGTGA
- a CDS encoding sensor histidine kinase: MQVVSGQWWARFPDRFRGPLSDVVAATAGVLFVLFTGYTAVHPATMSLSVLCAVLLLARRRRPVSVLLAAAGLSMIAVIVGRPPDGLFIVAGMLTYATALYSPRRQPWFFAFLLWSSIMLAGSLTYYTDWWNTEQFTAFALIAGGAVWGDSVRMRRAYLAEVTDRARQAEETREAEARRRVADERLRIARELHDVVAHHIAVISVHAGAARHALRDQPERVWPVLGHIRTAADTVLEEIKSVVGVLRDPDDAASTEPAPGVERLPELLAGLDAIGFTVRHRRRGEARPLPSVVDLAAYRIVQEALTNAHRHGDGGGATLDLEYTADAVRIDVTNRIGDPRPGSGFGMLGMRERAAAAHGTIEAGPVPGGVFRVRAELPTTMEGW; this comes from the coding sequence GTGCAGGTGGTGAGCGGACAGTGGTGGGCCCGGTTCCCCGACCGGTTCCGGGGGCCGCTGAGCGATGTGGTGGCGGCGACCGCCGGGGTCCTGTTCGTGCTGTTCACCGGCTACACCGCGGTGCACCCGGCGACCATGTCACTGTCGGTGCTGTGCGCGGTGCTGCTCCTGGCGCGCCGGCGCCGTCCGGTATCGGTCCTGCTCGCCGCGGCCGGGCTCAGCATGATCGCCGTCATCGTGGGCCGGCCACCGGACGGGCTGTTCATCGTCGCCGGCATGCTGACCTACGCCACCGCGCTGTACAGCCCACGCCGCCAGCCGTGGTTCTTCGCGTTCCTGCTGTGGAGTTCGATCATGCTGGCCGGCTCCCTGACGTACTACACGGACTGGTGGAACACCGAGCAGTTCACCGCGTTCGCGTTGATCGCCGGCGGGGCGGTGTGGGGCGACTCGGTACGGATGCGCCGGGCCTACCTCGCGGAGGTGACCGACCGGGCCCGGCAGGCGGAGGAGACCCGGGAGGCGGAGGCGCGCCGCCGGGTCGCGGACGAGCGGCTGCGCATCGCCCGGGAGCTGCACGACGTCGTCGCCCACCACATCGCGGTGATCAGCGTCCACGCCGGCGCCGCCCGGCACGCGCTGCGCGACCAGCCGGAGCGGGTGTGGCCGGTGCTCGGGCACATCCGCACGGCCGCGGACACCGTCCTGGAGGAGATCAAGTCGGTGGTCGGCGTGCTCCGCGACCCGGACGACGCGGCGAGCACCGAGCCGGCGCCCGGCGTGGAACGCCTGCCGGAGCTGCTGGCGGGCTTGGACGCCATCGGATTCACCGTGCGGCACCGGCGGCGTGGCGAGGCCCGGCCGTTGCCGTCGGTGGTGGACCTGGCCGCCTACCGCATCGTGCAGGAGGCGCTGACCAACGCGCACCGGCACGGCGACGGCGGCGGCGCCACGCTCGACCTCGAATACACCGCCGATGCCGTACGCATCGACGTCACGAACCGGATCGGCGATCCGCGGCCCGGTTCCGGGTTCGGGATGCTCGGCATGCGGGAGCGCGCCGCGGCCGCGCACGGCACGATCGAGGCCGGGCCGGTCCCGGGCGGCGTCTTCCGGGTGCGGGCCGAGCTACCCACCACGATGGAGGGATGGTGA
- a CDS encoding FAD-binding oxidoreductase — MSGPTRRGFLAGTAALGGAALAGSPAAAALGGVASAGGPAAASAVRDSPLITPRDARYEDLVLRRTSERFFPRPESFRLPTTTEQVVRAVDAAVRAGKRITVRSGGHCYENFVGDGAEVIIDMSAMRQVTFDDRRDAFVIESGATLWTVFERLYLGWGVTIPGGQCGSVAAGGHIQGGGYGALSRLFGSVVDYLYAVEVVVVDAAGRARAVVATREPGDPNRDLWWAHTGAGGGSFGVVTRYWMRTPGATGTDPSRLLPKPPAVTLETTLAWSWHSVTEESFHRLLRNFGEWHERHSAPGDRYASLFSLLPITRRNTGADPGAFAMVTAMDGTLPDADRLLADYIAEVTDGVPGAITVQPPRRLPWLTGVRSGSLSEDEQAGTFKVKASYLRKRFTDGQIETAWTYLTGTDHRNESATLLLVSYGGQVNAVAPDATAMPQRDSIMKAVYYVVWTDPAGEQANLDWIRRWYGAMHRDTGGVPVPDGVTDGSYINYPDVDTTDPRWNTSGVPWHTLYYKANYPRLQRVKARWDPRDLFHHAMSIKLPSRGDEATARTPGE; from the coding sequence ATGTCTGGTCCCACCCGCCGCGGGTTCCTCGCCGGCACCGCGGCGCTCGGAGGTGCGGCACTGGCCGGCAGCCCGGCCGCCGCGGCGCTCGGAGGTGTGGCTTCGGCCGGCGGCCCGGCCGCCGCGAGTGCGGTGCGCGACTCGCCCCTGATCACGCCGCGTGACGCCCGCTACGAGGACCTGGTGCTGCGCCGGACGAGCGAGCGGTTCTTCCCGCGCCCCGAGTCCTTCCGGCTGCCCACCACGACCGAGCAGGTCGTGCGCGCGGTGGACGCCGCGGTCCGCGCGGGCAAGCGGATCACCGTCCGCAGCGGCGGGCACTGCTACGAGAACTTCGTCGGCGACGGCGCCGAGGTCATCATCGACATGTCCGCGATGCGGCAGGTCACGTTCGACGACCGCCGCGACGCGTTCGTGATCGAGTCGGGTGCCACGCTGTGGACGGTGTTCGAGCGGCTCTACCTCGGCTGGGGCGTCACCATACCCGGCGGCCAGTGCGGCAGCGTGGCCGCGGGCGGGCACATCCAGGGCGGCGGCTACGGCGCGCTGTCCCGCCTGTTCGGCTCGGTCGTCGACTACCTGTACGCGGTCGAGGTCGTCGTGGTCGACGCCGCCGGGCGGGCGCGCGCGGTCGTGGCGACCCGAGAGCCGGGCGACCCGAACCGGGACCTGTGGTGGGCGCACACCGGCGCCGGCGGCGGGAGCTTCGGCGTCGTCACCCGCTACTGGATGCGCACGCCCGGCGCCACCGGCACCGATCCGTCCCGGCTGCTGCCGAAGCCACCCGCGGTGACGCTCGAGACGACGCTCGCCTGGAGCTGGCACAGCGTCACCGAGGAGTCGTTCCACCGGCTGCTGCGCAACTTCGGCGAATGGCACGAGCGGCACAGCGCGCCCGGAGACCGCTACGCCAGCCTGTTCAGCCTGCTGCCGATCACCCGGCGCAACACCGGTGCCGACCCCGGCGCGTTCGCGATGGTGACCGCGATGGACGGCACGCTGCCGGACGCCGACCGGCTGCTGGCCGACTACATCGCCGAGGTCACCGACGGCGTCCCGGGCGCGATCACGGTGCAGCCGCCCCGCCGGCTGCCGTGGCTGACCGGCGTCCGGTCCGGGTCGCTGAGCGAGGACGAGCAGGCCGGCACGTTCAAGGTGAAGGCGTCCTACCTGCGGAAACGGTTCACCGACGGGCAGATCGAGACCGCGTGGACCTACCTGACCGGTACGGATCACCGGAACGAGAGTGCGACGCTGCTGCTGGTGTCCTACGGCGGCCAGGTCAACGCGGTGGCGCCGGACGCGACCGCGATGCCGCAGCGGGACAGCATCATGAAGGCGGTCTACTACGTCGTCTGGACCGACCCGGCCGGCGAGCAGGCCAACCTGGACTGGATCCGGCGATGGTACGGCGCGATGCACCGGGACACCGGCGGCGTGCCGGTCCCGGACGGCGTGACCGACGGCTCCTACATCAACTATCCGGACGTCGACACCACCGACCCGAGGTGGAACACGTCCGGCGTCCCGTGGCACACCCTGTACTACAAGGCGAACTACCCGAGGTTGCAGCGCGTCAAGGCCCGCTGGGACCCGCGCGACCTGTTCCACCACGCGATGTCGATCAAGCTGCCGTCGCGTGGAGACGAGGCGACAGCCCGCACACCGGGCGAATAG
- a CDS encoding helix-turn-helix domain-containing protein, with translation MRDHYWVISGNELGAALRRWRERASPPPTRFGSVAGSRTPGMRRDELAEAAGVSAEYIKRLEQGNGRPSAQVLNALARALRLSHPEYEYLCLLAGHLPARVGRVPHEVGPGPRHLLDRLGDVPICVLDAAWTLLAWNAACEAMCGVSMNADGRRRNLAWRAFTEVAEHAWQSAAERRFRQTIVADLRATVLRYPDDGWLADLVADLRAVSEPFAAMWELRVDHRDPPHRLTTHHPVAGEFTVDYDIMTLHEGDLRAVVYTAEPGTTDAVRLAATRLN, from the coding sequence ATGCGTGATCATTACTGGGTGATCTCAGGGAACGAACTCGGGGCCGCTCTCCGGCGCTGGCGCGAGCGTGCGAGCCCGCCGCCGACCAGGTTCGGTTCGGTGGCGGGTTCGCGCACGCCCGGGATGCGCCGGGACGAGCTGGCCGAGGCGGCCGGGGTGTCCGCGGAGTACATCAAGCGGCTCGAGCAGGGGAACGGGCGGCCGTCCGCCCAGGTGCTCAACGCGCTCGCCCGGGCGCTGCGCCTGTCCCACCCGGAGTACGAATACCTGTGTCTGCTCGCCGGGCACCTGCCCGCCCGCGTGGGACGGGTGCCGCACGAGGTGGGCCCCGGTCCGCGGCACCTGCTCGACCGGCTCGGTGACGTGCCGATCTGTGTCCTGGACGCGGCCTGGACGCTGCTGGCCTGGAACGCGGCCTGCGAGGCGATGTGCGGCGTGTCGATGAACGCCGACGGCCGGCGGCGGAACCTGGCCTGGCGCGCGTTCACCGAGGTGGCCGAGCACGCCTGGCAGTCCGCGGCGGAGCGGCGTTTCCGGCAGACGATCGTCGCCGACCTGCGGGCGACCGTGCTGCGGTACCCGGACGACGGCTGGCTGGCGGACCTGGTGGCGGACCTGCGGGCGGTGAGTGAGCCGTTCGCTGCCATGTGGGAGTTGCGGGTCGACCATCGGGACCCGCCCCATCGGCTCACCACGCATCATCCGGTCGCCGGGGAGTTCACCGTCGACTACGACATCATGACGCTCCACGAAGGTGATCTTCGCGCGGTCGTGTACACCGCGGAGCCCGGCACCACCGATGCCGTACGGCTGGCCGCCACCCGCCTGAACTGA
- a CDS encoding acyl-CoA dehydrogenase family protein yields the protein MLLDAARKTVPTLAENAARTEHDLTPAPDSVAAVRAAGLFGLAVPRAAGGSEADLRTLVEVLVELGRGCPSTAWVVGLNAANKSVARLLLPDAAQAAILADPDAVFCASSGFSPGNRGERVPGGLRVSGRWGMASGAELASLAMVGVPLPDGPVPAMTLLPLADLSVERTWRAAGLGGTSSHTLVAEDVFVPDEFVSFPDPAVPPQGLPPTPLFTGGLAALAPMIGATLGARDLVADAISGGRAPYMTTYARVADSPLGRHWFTEALQRSESALRRTVRVADILDDLPPGGELPVTERMALRVELSAAARECREAMELLLDLHGASGFAEGNPLQRFWRDVAVGTRHPFFTPYILAEDHGRITFDVLPAVSLAL from the coding sequence ATGTTGCTGGACGCTGCCCGTAAGACGGTGCCGACGCTGGCGGAGAACGCGGCACGCACCGAGCACGACCTGACGCCCGCGCCGGACAGCGTGGCGGCGGTGCGGGCCGCCGGCCTGTTCGGCCTCGCGGTGCCGCGCGCGGCGGGCGGGTCGGAGGCCGATCTGCGTACCCTCGTGGAGGTGCTGGTCGAGCTCGGGCGCGGCTGCCCGTCGACGGCCTGGGTCGTCGGCCTGAACGCGGCGAACAAGAGCGTGGCCCGGCTGCTGCTGCCGGACGCGGCCCAGGCCGCGATCCTGGCCGACCCGGACGCGGTGTTCTGCGCCTCCAGCGGTTTCTCGCCGGGTAACCGCGGGGAGCGGGTGCCCGGCGGGCTGCGGGTCTCCGGGCGGTGGGGGATGGCGTCCGGCGCCGAACTGGCGTCGCTCGCGATGGTCGGCGTGCCGCTGCCGGACGGCCCGGTGCCGGCGATGACCCTGCTGCCGCTGGCCGATCTGTCGGTGGAGCGGACCTGGCGCGCGGCCGGTCTCGGCGGTACGAGCAGCCACACGCTGGTCGCCGAGGACGTGTTCGTGCCGGACGAGTTCGTGAGTTTCCCGGACCCCGCCGTACCGCCGCAAGGGCTTCCGCCGACCCCGCTGTTCACCGGCGGCCTGGCCGCGCTCGCCCCGATGATCGGGGCGACGCTCGGGGCGCGGGACCTGGTCGCGGACGCGATCTCCGGCGGCCGGGCGCCGTACATGACCACCTACGCCCGGGTCGCGGACTCCCCGCTCGGCCGGCACTGGTTCACCGAGGCGCTGCAGCGCAGCGAATCGGCCCTGCGGCGTACGGTCAGGGTGGCGGACATCCTCGACGATCTGCCGCCGGGCGGGGAACTGCCGGTCACCGAGCGGATGGCGCTGCGCGTGGAGCTGTCGGCGGCCGCCCGGGAGTGCCGCGAGGCGATGGAACTGCTGCTCGATCTGCACGGGGCGAGCGGTTTCGCCGAGGGCAACCCGCTCCAGCGGTTCTGGCGGGACGTCGCCGTCGGTACCCGGCACCCGTTCTTCACGCCGTACATTCTGGCCGAGGACCACGGCCGGATCACCTTCGACGTGCTGCCGGCCGTGTCGCTCGCCCTTTGA
- a CDS encoding DUF2255 family protein produces the protein MTAANWAPGELRLIDAAGELRIAARRADGSLARQVPIWVVCAGDQVYVRTWYRRDTGWYGRVRDTGRAAVEVPGLRAAVTVHDVGAGPERTRIDAAYRAKYGRYGDSAVGPMVTDAAAATTLRLGPERRSA, from the coding sequence GTGACGGCCGCGAACTGGGCCCCGGGCGAACTGCGGCTCATCGACGCCGCCGGCGAACTGCGGATCGCGGCCCGACGCGCGGACGGCAGCCTGGCGCGCCAGGTGCCGATCTGGGTGGTGTGCGCCGGCGACCAGGTGTACGTACGCACCTGGTACCGGCGAGACACCGGCTGGTACGGGCGGGTGCGCGACACCGGCCGGGCCGCCGTCGAGGTCCCGGGCCTGCGGGCCGCCGTCACCGTCCATGATGTCGGCGCCGGCCCGGAGCGCACCCGGATCGACGCGGCGTACCGCGCGAAGTACGGACGGTACGGCGACTCGGCGGTCGGGCCCATGGTGACGGACGCGGCCGCGGCGACGACCCTGCGACTCGGCCCGGAGCGCCGTTCGGCGTGA
- a CDS encoding SDR family oxidoreductase, whose amino-acid sequence MSETMTALVTGANKGIGYEVAAGLGALGHRVGVGARDPRRREDAVARLRAAGVDAFGVPLDVTDDASVATAAALLSEHAGRLDVLVNNAGILTETWPDTPSAATPEMMRRVVETNVIGVVRVTNAMLPLLRRAQRPRIVNQSSHLGSLGLQTTPGVEFGGESGAYAPSKTFLNAVTVQYAKELSNTKIKINIACPGYVATDFNGFQGTSTAAEGAAIAIRLATLPDDGPTGAMFDDAGIVPW is encoded by the coding sequence ATGAGCGAGACGATGACCGCGCTGGTGACAGGCGCGAACAAGGGAATCGGTTACGAGGTCGCGGCCGGGCTCGGCGCGTTGGGGCATCGCGTCGGCGTCGGCGCCCGGGACCCGCGGCGCCGGGAGGACGCGGTGGCGAGGCTCCGCGCGGCCGGCGTCGACGCGTTCGGCGTGCCGCTCGACGTGACGGACGACGCCAGCGTGGCTACCGCGGCGGCGCTGCTCTCCGAGCATGCCGGGCGACTGGACGTGCTGGTCAACAATGCCGGCATTCTCACCGAGACATGGCCGGACACGCCCTCGGCCGCCACGCCGGAAATGATGCGGCGGGTGGTGGAGACCAACGTGATCGGCGTCGTGCGGGTCACCAACGCGATGCTGCCGCTGCTGCGACGTGCGCAGCGTCCGCGGATCGTCAACCAGTCCAGCCATCTCGGCTCGCTCGGCCTGCAGACCACGCCCGGCGTCGAGTTCGGCGGGGAGAGCGGGGCGTACGCCCCGTCGAAGACCTTCCTCAACGCGGTCACGGTGCAGTACGCCAAGGAGCTGAGCAACACCAAAATCAAGATCAACATCGCCTGTCCCGGGTACGTCGCCACGGACTTCAACGGCTTCCAGGGAACGAGCACGGCCGCCGAGGGCGCCGCGATCGCGATCCGGCTCGCCACGCTCCCCGACGACGGCCCGACCGGTGCGATGTTCGACGACGCCGGCATCGTGCCCTGGTGA